The following coding sequences are from one Gossypium hirsutum isolate 1008001.06 chromosome A12, Gossypium_hirsutum_v2.1, whole genome shotgun sequence window:
- the LOC107939094 gene encoding HVA22-like protein e: MGRLWTLLSNLHSLAGPLVMLLYPLYASVIAIESPGKDDDEQWLAYWILYSLLTLTEMVFQSVLEWIPIWYSVKLVLMAWLVLPQFRGAAFIYERYVREQMKKYGILRDHHHHHSGSPDGKGKKKFVQFIVPKKGEQEAY; the protein is encoded by the exons ATGGGTCGTTTATGGACTTTGCTTTCAAACCTTCATTCATTAGCCGg GCCTCTGGTGATGTTGCTGTATCCCTT atatGCATCGGTGATAGCAATAGAAAGTCCAGGCAAGGATGATGATGAACAGTGGCTCGCTTATTGGATTTTGTATTCATTGCTGACTTTAACAGAGATGGTGTTTCAATCAGTCTTGGAGTG GATACCAATTTGGTACTCGGTGAAGCTGGTGTTGATGGCATGGCTGGTGTTACCACAGTTCAGGGGGGCGGCTTTCATATATGAAAGGTATGTGAGAGAGCAAATGAAGAAATATGGGATTTTGAgagatcatcatcatcatcatagcGGTTCTCCAGATGGAAAGGGCAAGAAGAAATTTGTTCAGTTCATAGTCCCCAAGAAA GGGGAGCAGGAAGCTTACTGA